In the Pygocentrus nattereri isolate fPygNat1 chromosome 19, fPygNat1.pri, whole genome shotgun sequence genome, one interval contains:
- the cavin4a gene encoding caveolae-associated protein 4a translates to MEKRGDIMLGVEDESGQPVSALSILSLLERVSTIIDGVQASQQRMEERQQQLETSVTAVQSELLKLAQDHGATASTVDKLLQKARRVSAHVKEVRSRVEKQNVRVKKVETTQDELLTRNKFRVVIYQGETEMPSVAVTKTPKGAGLANVEVEPDEYEMPADLSSDEEYMVVEEADSSRAARLKQTGLKGIENIKAAFSKESMSKTRERTRENLSKTKESLSKTGQTLGTKFNNLGEKIIPPEQREKMRQSGERLKENISKKAPSIKLKKERAVAEGQEGAEAEAAVTPPKGRKSNPEVTYTEVVTESKREGPVSEEGATRVPEKE, encoded by the exons atggagaagagaggagataTCATGTTGGGTGTTGAGGATGAGTCTGGTCAGCCAGTGTCAGCATTGTCGATCCTATCCTTGCTAGAACGCGTCTCTACAATCATCGATGGTGTGCAGGCCAGCCAGCAGCGCATGGAAGAACGCCAGCAGCAGCTTGAGACATCCGTAACTGCTGTCCAATCAGAGCTCCTCAAACTGGCCCAGGATCATGGAGCTACAGCAAGCACAGTTGACAAGTTGCTGCAGAAGGCCCGGCGTGTGAGTGCTCATGTAAAGGAGGTGCGTTCACGTGTGGAGAAACAGAATGTCCGCGTGAAGAAAGTGGAGACTACACAAGATGAACTTCTCACCAGGAACAAGTTCAGAGTTGTCATCTACCAG GGTGAGACTGAAATGCCGTCTGTTGCTGTGACGAAGACCCCTAAGGGGGCAGGGCTTGCCAATGTGGAGGTGGAGCCTGATGAATATGAGATGCCTGCAGACCTTTCTTCTGATGAGGAATATATGGTGGTAGAGGAGGCGGACTCGTCACGGGCGGCACGTCTGAAACAGACAGGCTTGAAGGGGATAGAGAACATCAAAGCAGCATTCTCCAAGGAGAGCATGAGTAAGACCCGTGAAAGAACCCGTGAGAACCTCAGCAAGACTAAGGAGAGTCTGAGCAAGACAGGACAGACTCTGGGCACCAAGTTCAACAACCTAGGTGAGAAGATCATTCCCCCTGAGCAGCGGGAGAAGATGCGTCAGAGTGGCGAGAGGCTGAAGGAGAACATTTCAAAGAAAGCTCCCAGCATCAAACTCAAAAAGGAGCGTGCTGTCGCTGAGGGCCAGGAAGGAGCTGAGGCGGAGGCTGCTGTGACCCCACCCAAAGGCAGGAAGTCCAACCCAGAGGTCACCTACACTGAGGTTGTCACAGAGAGCAAACGGGAGGGGCCTGTGTCTGAGGAAGGAGCCACCCGCGTTCCGGAGAAAGAGTAG